GTTCCTGCAAAATCTGCGGGCAACGATCATCCCGACGATTGCCGTGCCGGTCGTGTTGCTGGGGACGTTCGGCATCATGGGCGCGGCGGGCTTCTCGATCAACACCTTGTCGATGTTCGGGCTGGTGCTGGCCATTGGTCTGCTCGTTGACGATGCCATTGTGGTGGTGGAAAACGTCGAGCGGGTGATGGCCGAAGAGGGCTTGAGTCCGAAGGAAGCGACGAAGAAGGCGATGGACCAGATCGTCGGCGCGCTGGTGGGCGTGGCGCTCGTGCTCTCGGCGGTGTTCGTGCCGATGGCGTTCTTCGGCGGCTCGACGGGGGCCATCTATCGTCAGTTCTCGTTGACGATCGTGGCGGCCATGGCGTTGTCGGTGCTGGTGGCTATCGTGCTCACGCCGGCCATGTGCGCGACGATTCTCAAGCCGATCAAGAAGGGCGAAGTGCACGAGAAGCGCGGCTTCTTCGGCTGGTTCAACCGCACGTTCGACAAGGGCTCGAAGAAGTATCAGGGTCAGGTCGAGCGGATTCTGAAGCGCAGCACGCCGCTCGTGATCGTATATGTCGTGATCGTGGCGGCGGTGGGCTTCCTGTTCGTGCGCATGCCGACAGCGTTCTTGCCGGACGAAGATCAGGGCTACTTCTTCAACCTGGTGCAATTGCCGCCGGGCGCGACGCAAGAGCGCACGCTCGACGTGATGAAGCAGGTCGAGAAGCACTACCTCGAGAAGGAAAAGGACGCCGTGCGTTCGATCTTCACGGTGACGGGCTTCGGCTTTAACGGCCGTGGTCAGAACGTGGGTCTCGCGTTCACGATGTTGCGTCCGTGGGAAGACCGTCAGTCGTCGGATCTGAAGGTGCAGGCGGTGATCGCGCGGTCGTACCAGGCCTTCGCGAGCGTGAAGGACGCCATGATCTTCGCGATCAACCCGCCGTCGGTGCCTGAACTGGGTAACGCGGGCGGTATCGACTTCGAACTGCAGGATCGCGCAGGCCTGGGCCACGACGCGTTGATGGCCGCACGTAACCAGCTTCTCGGATTGGCGGCAAAGAATCCGAATCTGGCGAACATGCGTCCGAACGGTCTCGACGACACGCCGCAGTACAAGGTGGACGTCGACGAGGAAAAGGCCGCTGCACTGGGTCTGTCGATTGCCGACGTGTACACCACGCTCTCGGCCTCGTGGGGTTCGTCCTACGTGAACGACTTCATCGACCGTGGTCGTGTGAAGAAGGTGTACGTGATGTCGGAGGCGAAGGACCGCATGCTGCCGCAAGACATCAACAAGCTGTATGTGCGCAACGCGAGCGGAACCATGGTGCCGTTCTCGGCCTTCGCGACCGGCAAGTGGACTTACGGCTCGCCGCGTCTGGAGCGTTACAACGGTGTGCCTGCGGTGGAAATCCAGGGGATGCCGGCACCGGGCAAGTCGTCGGGTGACGCCATGAAGGCCGTGGAGGAAATCGCCAAGCAACTGCCGGCGGGTATCGGTCTGGAGTGGACGGGGCTGTCGTTTGAAGAGCGCATTTCGGGCTCGCAGGCACCGGCGCTGTATGCCATCTCGATCCTGATCGTGTTCTTGTGTCTGGCCGCGTTGTATGAAAGCTGGTCGATTCCGTTCTCGGTGATTCTGGTGGTGCCGCTGGGTGTGTTGGGCGCACTGCTTGCAGCGACGCTGCGTGGATTGTCGAACGACGTGTACTTCCAGGTGGGTCTGCTGACAACCGTGGGTCTGTCGGCGAAGAACGCGATTCTGATCGTGGAATTCGCCAAGGATCTGCAAGAGCAGGGCCGCACGCTGATGGAAGCGACGATGGAAGCGGTGCGACTGCGTTTGCGCCCGATTCTGATGACGTCGATGGCGTTCATTCTCGGGGTGTTGCCGCTCGCGATCTCGAACGGTGCCGGCTCGGCTTCGCAGCACGCTATCGGTACCGGCGTGATCGGCGGTATGCTGGCGGCGACGTTCCTCGCGATCTACTACGTGCCGGTCTTCTTCGTGATGGTGCGCAAGCGCTTCGCCCATGAAGATCTGGATACCGTGGAGCATCCGGAATTGCGTCATGAGCAACCGGACGCCGGCCCCGCCAAGGAAGGAAACTGACTATGAAGCACAAAGCATTGCCGATTGCCTTGGCGGCAGCGTTCCTGGCAGGCTGTACCCTCGCGCCGCACTATGAGCGGCCCGAGGCACCGGTTGCCACGTCGTTCCCCACTGGCCCGGCTTACAAGACGCCCGGGGCGGCGAACCAGAACGGCACGGCCGGCAGCAATGCCCTGGTGGCTGCCGATCTGGGTTGGCGAGATTTCTTCACCGATCCCCGCCTGCAAAAGCTGATCGAGATCGCACTGGAGAACAACCGCGATCTGCGAGTCTCGATGCTCAACATCGAAGCGGCGCGTGCGCAGTATCAGATCCAGCGCTCTGCGCTGTTGCCCTCGGTTGGGGCGGCAGGGCAGGCGTCGATCCAGCGTTCCCCGGCAGACTTGTCGTCGTCGGGACGCGCGGGGGTCAGCCGCAGTTATCAGGTGGGTGTGGGTTTTACGTCGTATGAACTCGATCTGTTCGGTCGTATCCAGAGCCTGAAGGATCAGGCATTGGAGACGTATCTGGCGAGCGAGGACACGGCCAAGGCAGCGCATATGACGCTGATCTCGGAAGTGGCCACGGCGTACCTCACCTGGCTGGCGGATCAGGAACTGCTCAAGCTCACCGCCGACACGCTCAAGAGCCAGGAATCGTCGTATAACCTGACCCTGCGCAGCTTTAACGTGGGCACGGCCTCCGGGCTGGATCTGCGTCAGGCGCAAACGCCGGTCGATACGGCGCGGGCGAATTTTGCGCAATACACGCGTCAGGTCGCACAGGACGAGAATGCGCTGACGCTGCTCATCGGCCAGCCGTTGCCGGCCGATCTGCCGCCGGGACGTCCGCTCGACGGGCAGGGTTTGCTCACCGACCTGCCGGCCGGGTTGCCTTCGGATCTGCTGCTGCGTCGTCCGGATGTCACGGCGGCCGAGCACACGCTCAAGGGGGCCAACGCGAACATCGGTGCTGCGCGTGCCGCATTCTTCCCGTCGATCTCTTTGACGGCGAGCGCCGGGACGGCCAGCGCCTCGTTGAGCAATCTGTTCAAGGGCGGGCAGGGCGCATGGTCGTTTGCGCCGACGATTACGCTGCCGATCTTCGCGGGTGGGCAGAACATCGCCAACCTCGACTTGGCCAAGGTGCAGAAGCGTATCGAGATCGCCAATTACGAGAAGGCGATTCAGACTGCGTTCCGCGAAGTGTCGGACGGGTTGGCCGCGCGCGGCACGCTCGACGATCAGGTCGCGGCGCAGGAGTCGCTCGTCAAGGCGAGCGACGAGAGCTACAAGCTCTCGGATCTGCGCTACCGCAACGGCGTCGACAGCTACCTGAACGCGCTCGTTTCGCAACGCGCGCTGTACTCGGCGCAGCAAACGCTGATTGCCACGCGCCTGTCGCGCTGGACCAACCTCGTCACGCTGTACAAGGCGCTTGGCGGCGGTTGGGAAGAGCGCTCGGTTCCGGCCAATGCCGGAACGGCGTCGGCACCGGCAGCAGCATCGTCGTGATGGGGGCGAGGGTGTCGGCGATGTTGTGAGGCGGGCGGCGGTGTGAGCCGCTCAACTGTCTCGCAACGGCGCAAGACCTCACCTTCGAGGTATCGGAAACGCCCGGCCAAGTGCCGGGCGTTTCTTTTTTGTGCGTCATGTCGCGCGAACAATAAGCTCAGTTCCCGAGAGGTTTAGACGCCGGGTTCTACGCTCGCCCCTACCTTGCGTAGCGCTTCGTCGCTATCCTTGATCGCGTTGTATTCGCAACACCCCGAGCGTCGACGCGAGCGTTCCATGACACTCGCGAACTGATGCACGGGACACATATAAGCTGACTGCTTTTCCAGGGAGAGACACCATGAGCGATCTTCAAGCACGCTTCGACGAGGCGGTAGCCCAATCCAAGACGCTGCCCGAACGCCCCGACAATTTCACGTTGCTGCGCATCTATGCGCTTTTCAAGCAAGGCACCGAGGGCGATGTGTCCGGCACGCGTCCCGGCATGACGGATTTCGTCGGTCGCGCCAAATTCGATGCGTGGGAAATGCTCAAAGGCAAGTCGAAGGAAGAGGCGCAGGAAGCTTATGTCGCCCTCGTCGACGAGTTGAAGGGATAACGCTGGCGGGCACTTCGTTGCCCGGCCTGCGACGATGAGGCGGTGCCGAACCTGTTCGGCGCGATCGGCCTGATCGGCAAAAAAACGGCGGCTTCGGTCGCCGTTTTTTCATGGGCGTCCGCCGTCGAGCGAAGCCTCGCGTATGAGAAGTGAGGTGGCGTATGACGGGGTGAGTTTTGCGGTGTGGTCCGATTGGCGAGTGGCGGAGGGTGCGCGACGATGAACACGTCATCAACGAGACGAGAGACTGCACCATGCAACAGGATCGACGACACTCGCGGCGTCACGCCGATCGTCAGGCGCTGCGCGATGCACTTGCCAATCGCAGCTATCCATCCAGGCGAATCGATCCGCGAATGCCTTCGCGTGAGGCAACGCGACGTCGGGGCCGGGGCGTGTGGCTATTGCCGCCGCGTGCGCGGGGGCAGCCGGCTGGCGAGATGACGGCAGAGGCGACGTCGATCGGCGCTCGGCGAGGCAAGCCTCGTTGTCGAGGCGCGGCACTGCTCGACGTCATGTTCACGTTGGCGGCGCTCATGGCGGGCATGCAGGGCTTTGCCCAGTGGCAGGCGGCGGGAGGCACGACATCTGCTGCGCTTGGCTCGGCGACGAAAGCTGTCGCGATGGCCTCGCCGGTGCAGGCAGGAGGCAACGCGTGGCTCGTTCGTCGACAACCGTGATGTGGGCACCGAGCGCCGTACCGCGTGCTCGGCCCGGCGCGCAACGTATGGCGGGTTTTACGCTGCTCGAATGGGTGCTGGCGATGCCGCTCGGGCTGCTGATCGTGACGGCGGCCATCGCGATCTATCTCGCCGGCATTCGGCTGTGGCGGGTGCAGGCGGAGCGATACGACGTCACCGAGCGCGCTATCTTTGCGTTGACCCAACTTACCCGTGCCGTGAGTGTGGCGGGATACCGGAACTGGGACCCGATGGAGGGGGCGATCTGGCCACCGGGAGCCGGGACGGCGAAGCGCGAATGGCCGTCGTTGCGCGCGAGCGCGGCGTGTGCGAGCACGGTCGACACCTGTCCGCGACAGGGCTGGCAAGGCAGTTCGTTGCTGGAGGTGCAGTTTCAGGGCGCCGGGCTGTCGACCGGCAATGGCGCGATGCAGAACTGTGCCGGCTTGCGCGCCCGGGCGACGGGGCGTCTGGATGATCGACACGTCAGCATCTTCTATGTCGACAAGGGGGAAGACGAGATTCCGTCTCTCTATTGCCGCTATGGCGAGCGTCAGATGCTCTCGACGGATCTGCATCCGGCGCAGGTGCTGGTCAGCGGTGTCGAGGCGATGTACGTTCGGTTAGGTTTTCGCGTCGGTGGCACGGGGCCTTTGCGTTGGGTCGAGCCCGTAAGGAGTGTGCGTCGCAGACCGCCTAGCCCGCCGCCGGGGGAGGGGGGATGGGAGAACGTCGCGGCCGTGGCGTTTTCACTGGTCTTGCGCGGCGCGCCGCGACGCGGAGGCAAGCCTCGAACGGTACGCGTGGTCGAAGTCTTCGACGCGGCAACCGGCGGCCGTGAGTACAAGCGGTTGGGCAATGCCGGAGACGTTCACCTGCACGTATTCAATGCGGTGGCCTATCGTCGCAACGATGGCGGCATTGGCGAGGAGGCGAAATGGTTGGCGTCTTCATGGTGATGTGGCTGGCGGCATTGATGACGCTCGCCGCATCCGGCATGCAACAGCGTCAACTGGCCGCCCGCTTTGTCGCTTATACGAATGACCGCGCGGGCGCATTTGCGGCGGCGGACCAAGCGCTGGCCGAGGCTCGCGATTGGCTGACGCACGAGACGCGTGCGGCCGAGATTGCCGGCGTATCGACGTTCGAGGCGGGACCCTACGGTGTGCTTGAGGCGAACCATCGCGACGACATCTGGTATCAGCGTCGTGTGCCGAGATGGCGGACGGTCGAATGGAATGGCAGTGCCGCCGTTGTGACGACGCACAAGGCGCGCTACTTCATCGAGAGAATTGCCTTTTCCGCCTATCGCGCGGGCGAACCGGAGGCACGCGACATGCCGGTGCGCCGGTACCGTGTGAGTGCAATGGGGTGTGGCGACCTGCCTGGCACACGCGTGTATTTGCAGGCGGTCTATGAAGTCCGGCAGGTCAGGCAACGACCGACAGATGCGCGCAGCGGTGGCCTGCCGCCGACATTTTCATCCCGGTCATTGAGTTGGCGCGAGGTCGCTGCGTGGCGTGACGACGCGGTGGTACCGCTCGCGCAGGACAATCGTGGCGAGCATTGCGATGCGTCGTGATCTACGTTCCGCACGCGGCTTCACGATGCTGGAGTGCTTGATTGCAATGGCGGTGCTTGCCGTCGCGATGATGGCGGTCCGGCCTTCCATCGACGCGGTGCGCCACCGTGTCGCCGTGGACATCACGGCGCGGGCGTTTCTGGCCTCGATGCAGTCGGCGCGTGCGGAGGCCTTGGGGCGGCACCGTCGTGTTGCGCTGGCGCCGCATGACGGCGGAAGTCTCAACAGTGGCTGGGTAACGTTCGTCGACGAGAATCGCAACGATCGTTTCGACGCGGGGGATCAATTGCTGGGGCGACATGCACCGTTGCCGCCGGGCGTCAGCGTGGAAGTGAGATGGGGGTTGTACAACACCGAGGGCCTCGCGTTCGCGGAAAACGGCTTCATGCGAACGGAGACACGCGGATGGTTGTCGGGGAATGTGCGAATCGAGGGGCATGGGCGACGCGTTTGCATCACCATCAATGCCTACGGCCGCGCCCGTGTGGCTCGACGCTGCCGTGCGTGAGCCGGGCGCAGCCCTTACATCACCGGTGGCGTGCCGTTGTCGTTGACGTGGGACGCGCTCGACGTGGAAGTGTTGGCCACATCGGTCGCACTGGCATTAGGGGGCGGCGGTTTGGTCGACTCCTGCCACAGCTTGATGCCTTGCCAGGCGAGAACGCCAAGGCTGCCCCATTTGAGGCTACGGCGTAGCACGCGTCCGACGGGCGTATGCGACAGCCCGGTGAGCGCCAGCGATGCCACCGAGCTGACCAGCGGATAGCGTTCAAGCAGCCCGCCGAGCTTCAGTCCGGAATTGGCAATGCCGCCAATACCGGAGAACTTGGAGAAGGCACCAGGCAGCAGATAGCGCACCCAGCGGAAGTTGCGCAGGCGCTCGCGAGTGACGTGCGAGGCCTGAATCAGTTCGGCACGCTCCACGGCGATACGCGTGAGCACGAGCTCCTTGCGAATGGCGAGGAGGTCGTGACGCGAGCGTCGTGACGGTCGCGTGCGGCGAGGGCGGTTCGGTTCCAGCGGCACGGGCAGATCTCCTTCAGTCCGGACGCAGGGCGTCGCGGTCCTTTTCGAACTCGGCCAGTGTGGCCTCGAACGGCATCGGGGCATCGCGCAGGATGTTGCGAGCGCGCAATGCGCACCCGGCGGCGATCAGCAGATACACGATGAAAATGCCGGTCATGGCCTGGAGACGATAGGTGTCCCAGAAAATCACGATCACCAGCGCGGTCAGCGACACGAGGGCGAGAACGCCGAAGAGCATCGCGGCAAGGCCGAGGAAAGCCACGCCCATCAGGCGTTCCTTCTCTTCGGTCAATTCGATGCCGATGAGTTCGATGCGCGACTGCAGGATCTCGAGCAACGCACCGGCGAGGCGCCGCAGCGAAGGCCGCGGCGGGGTCGTGCGATCATTGTCGGTCATGGGCTGGACTCGGGCGGCCCACCTGACCCGTCGCACCGGTCAAGTGAGTCCGCCTTGGGCTGAATAGGCGAGAGAGCGACTTGCGTCGGCCAGCTTACTTGCGGTTGAGCAGCAGGCCGATCACGACGCCGATACCGGCGGCGATGCCCACGGCTTGCCACGGATGGTCGTGAACATAATCGTCGGTCGCGCGAGCGGCTTGCTTGCTCTTCTCGACAACGACGACCTGCACGTCGGATGCCTTTTCCTTGGCTTGCTTGAGCAACGCCAGTGCCTTGTCGCTCAATTCGGAGGCGCGCTCACCGGTCGTGTTGGCGGCTTGTTTGAGCAGGTCTTCGGCGTCGGCCAATACGGATTTGATATCGGTCATAAACTTCTCCTTGTTGGTGTGCATTTGCGACATGGTCGTTACCCGGTTCTGGGAGGAAAATGCGAGGGGGTATGAGTGTTATCGTAACGCTTTCAACGAGCCGTTGCCAGAAAACAACACCCCGGAAGTCGGTATATTTCGAATAATTATGTGCAATCAATTTTTTATTCGTTCTTGCAAAGCTTAGCATCCTTTAGTCTTTACCCCACTGAGTGGAAGGTTCTCAAGGAGACCGTAAATGACATTGCGTTTGGGTGACATTGCTCCCGATTTCGAGCAAGACTCGTCGGTTGGCAAAATCAAGTTCCATGAATTCCTTGGCGATGGTTGGGGCGTGCTGTTCTCGCACCCGGCGGATTACACGCCGGTGTGCACGACCGAACTGGGTCTGACCGCGAAACTCAAGGGTGAGTTCGAAAAGCGTGGCGTGAAGGCCATCGCGTTGTCGGTCGACGACGCCGAATCGCACAAGGGCTGGATCAACGACATCAACGAAACACAGAACACCACGGTCAACTTCCCGATTCTGGCGGACGGCGATCGCAAGGTTTCCCAGCTTTACGACATGATCCATCCGAATGCCAGCGAAACCGTGACGGTGCGCTCGCTGTTCGTGATCGATCCGAAGAAGAAGGTGCGTCTGATCATTACGTATCCGGCCAGCACCGGCCGCAACTTCGACGAGATCCTGCGTGTGATCGACTCGTTGCAACTGACCGACAACTATTCGGTTGCCACGCCGGGTAACTGGAAGGATGGCGAAGATGTCGTGATCGTCCCGTCGCTCAAGGACGAAGCCGTGCTGAAGGAAAAATTCCCGAAGGGATACAAGGCCGTGCGCCCGTATCTGCGTCTCACGCCGCAGCCGAACAAGTAATCCGGCCCGCGTCTCGGAAGACGGCAGACGAAAAAAAGCCAGCTCGACAGAGCTGGCTTTTTTGTTTGGTACGCGCCGTCGCCCGGGGGATTGACGGCCCGCGAAATGCGGCCTGAGAAACGACGCGTACCAGACAAATCACAAGTCGCATGAACCGCGAGGCGCTGCACCTTCGTGTGCGGTTCATGCAACCCGGTCCATCGTGGCGATCGATCAGAAGAACGCCTGGATGCCGGTCTGTGCACGGCCGAGAATCAGCGCGTGGATGTCGTGGGTGCCTTCGTAGGTGTTGACCACTTCGAGGTTCACGAGGTGACGCGCGATGCCGAATTCGTCGGAGATGCCGTTGCCGCCGAGCATGTCGCGCGCGAGACGGGCGACATCCAGTGCCTTGCCGCACGAGTTGCGCTTCATGATCGAGGTGATCTCGACGGCTGCCGTGCCTTCGTCCTTCATGCGGCCCAGACGCAGGCAGCCTTGCAGGCCGAGGGTGATTTCCGTCTGCATGTCGGCGAGCTTCTTTTGGATCAACTGGTTGGCGGCGAGCGGGCGCCCGAACTGCTGACGGTCGAGCACGTACTGACGTGCCGTGTGCCAGCAGAATTCGGCGGCACCCAGTGCGCCCCAGGCAATGCCGTAGCGCGCCGAGTTCAGGCAGGTGAACGGACCCTTCAGGCCCGAGACGCCCGGCATCAGATTGTCTTCCGGTACGAAGACTTGATCCATCACGATCTCACCGGTGATCGACGCGCGCAGACCGACCTTGCCGTGAATTGCCGGCGCCGACAGACCCTTCCAGCCCTTTTCCAGAATGAAGCCGCGGATCTTCTCGTCGCCATTCTCGTCGGCGAGCTTGCCCCACACCACGAAGACGTCGGCGATGGGCGAGTTGGTGATCCACATCTTGCTGCCGCTCAACTCATAGCCGCCAGCGACCTTCTTGGCGCGCGTGGTCATGCCGGCCGGATCGGAGCCGTGGTTCGGTTCGGTCAGACCGAAGCAGCCGATCCACTCGCCGCTGGCCAGCTTCGGCAGGTACTTCTGCTTTTGCGCTTCGCTGCCGAATTCGAAGATCGGCACCATGACGAGCGACGACTGCACCGACATCATCGAGCGATAGCCCGAGTCCACGCGCTCGACTTCGCGCGCGATCAGACCGTAGGCGACATAGTTCAGGCCCGGGCCGCCGTATTGCTCGGGAATCGTCGGGCCGAGCAGGCCGATCTCACCCATCTCGCGAAAGATGGCGGCGTCGGTGCGCTCATGACGGAATGCTTCGAGCACGCGCGGCGCGAGCTTGTCGTTCGAGTACGCGGCCGCGGCGTCGCGAATCATGCGCTCTTCGCTCGTGAGCTGTGCGTCGAGCAACAGCGGATCTTCCCAATGAAACTGTGCATTGCCTGCCATGACCTATCTCCTCCGACGTTCTCGAAAAATATGCCGACGCCATCCTCATCGTCCCGTTTGGCACATGTGTGGCATCGCTTGCGACTTGCCACACCGGGAAAGCACTTCGACTTGACGAAAGTTCCGCAATGCGGAACAATGTTCTGAAATCGAAGTTAGTTTAGCACTAAACTTTTTTCTCAGGCAACGGCCAGTGTGTGCACTGGCCGAACTCATTTGAAGCGGAGTGCGCGATGGTTGTGGTCAAAACGTCCCTGTCAGCCTTTGCCGGTGCTCCGGCGCACGGTGTGCCGCCGTCGCATGACGAGCGCAAGTTCGTGACCGCGCTGGCGCGCGGTCTCGAACTGTTGCGCGCTTTCGGTCCCGACGATGTCCTGCTGGGCAACCGCGACTTCGCGGCCCGCACCGGATTGCCCAAGGCGACCGTCAGTCGCCTCGCCTACACGCTCACGGAGTTGGGGTATCTGCGTTATGACGCCGAGCTTGGCAAATACGCCCTAGATGCAGGCGTGCTGGCCCTGGGATACGCGTTCCTGAGCGGTACCGACATGCTGACGCTCGCGCGTCCGCACATGCGGGCGCTGGCGAAGGAAATGGGATGTTCCATTTCGCTGGGTTGCCGAGAGGGCATCGACATGATGTATCTCGAAACCATCCGCAGCGATTCGGCACACCTCACGCTGGGACTGACGGCGGGCTCACGCCTGTCGATGCTGACAAGTTCGATGGGGCGCGTCTACCTCGCGGCCATGACGCCGACTGAGCGCGAGACGATGCTCGCCGATCTTCGCGATGCCTACGACGCGAATCCGGCGGCACTGCGCAACGTGGGCTGGGATGTGTTGCAGTCCGGCGTCGACAAAGGGATCGAGTCGTATAAGCGCGAGGGCTGCTGCTACTCGTTTCGCGAGTGGCATGAAGGCGTGAATGCGGTGGCCGTGCCGTTGCGTGACGTGCGGCAGAACCGTTGGCTGGCGATCAGTTGCAGCGGGCCGTCTTCGTCGATTCCGGATGCGGTTTTCCGTGAAGAGATCGGCCCGAGATTGAAGCAGCTCGCGGCGCGGCTTACCGGGCAGGTGTAGGTAAATCCCGAACACCTACCTAACACTTAACACCCGTGGTCCATCGGGTTGGGGGCCGCCCGCGGCGCTCCAATGCCTGTTAAGTCGCACCGCAGGCGGCCCCCAACCCGATCCGCAACCGCCATCGATCCGTCGACACCTCGTCGACGCGATGACGGCTGTGCGATTGGGCACACGATGGTGGTTGTCCGTCCCCTGACGTAGCGACTTAACAAGCGTTGGCGCGGAGGCAGGGGACGGGCGGGCACCGGGCACCGGGGTGCTCGCCAAATCTATGCGGTGGGTGTTCTCACCGCAAACGACATCACAGCAACGTTCGCACGTGCCACAACTCGGGGAACAGCACCACATCGAGCATCTTGCGAAGGTAAGGCGCGCCATTGGTGCCACCGGTGCCTTGCTTGAAGCCGATGATGCGCTCGACGGTTGTCACGTGGCGGAAGCGCCACTGCCGGAAGGCGTCTTCGAGATCGACCAATTCCTCAGCCATCTCGTACAACTCCCAGTGCTGCGACGGATTGCGATACACCTCAAGCCACGCCGCCTCGACGGTCTCGTCGTGAGGCGTCGGCTGTGTCCAGTCGCGCTCCAGCCGGGCTGGCGCAATCGCGAAGCCGCGACGAGCCAGCAGGCGCACCACTTCATCGTAAAACGACGGCGCGTTGAGCGCCGCTTCCACCTGCTGGAATAGATCCGGGCGATGCGAATGCGGCTTCAACATCGCCGCATTCTTGTTGCCCAGCATGAACTCCAGAATGCGGTACTGATACGACTGGAAGCCCGACGAGCTACCCAGTGACGGACGCATCGACGAATACTCCGACGGCGTCATCGTCGCCAGCACGCTCCACGCCTGCACCAGTTGTTCAAGAATGCGCGACACGCGTGCGAGCATCTTGAAGGCGGGTGGCAGTGCGTCGTTGTGAACCGCGGCACGCGCTGCCTGCAGTTCGTACAACGCCAACTTCATCCACAACTCACTTGTCTGATGCTGAATGATGAACAGCATCTCGTTGTGATCGGTCGAGCGCGGATGTTGCGCATTCAAAATCGGATCGAGCGACAGATAATCGCCGTAGCTCATGCTCTTGGAGAAGTCGAGCTGAGCGTCGTGCCATTGGGTCGCTTCGGCCGGTGCACTTTGCGCGGCGTTCGTGTTGCCCGCCGCGTTCTCGCCACTCTGATGCCCGAACGGGCACCCGCCCTGTGCGGGCGTGGCGTCCGTCGGCGTGTCGCGAGGGTCGTTTGCGGAAGAGGGAGTCTTGCTCATACTGACGATTCCTCTCTCAGGTCACCGTGCCGCGACGATGAAATTCGGGCTTGTCCCACGCGCCCGTGGCCAGCACCTCGCGCAGAATTTCGACGGAATCCCAGACATCGGCAAAGCTCGTGTACAGCGGCGTCATACCGAAGCGCATGATGCGCGGCTCGCGATAGTCACCGATGACACCTCGTGCAATCAGCGCCTGAATCACGGCAAACCCCTCCGGATGCTCGAAGCTCACCTGCGAACCTCGCG
This window of the Pandoraea fibrosis genome carries:
- a CDS encoding efflux RND transporter permease subunit, whose translation is MAKFFIDRPIFAWVIAIVIMLAGALSILKLPVSQYPPIAPPSVQITATYPGASAQTVQDTVTQVIEQQMNGIDNLEYMSSTSDGSGTAQITLTFSQGTNPDIAQVQVQNKLQLATPLLPQQVQQQGIKVAKATKNFLLVIGAYSDDGQMTDIDLANYIAANVQDPISRVNGVGQVQLFGSQYAMRVWVDPQKLNGYNLTVIDVSNAISAQNVQISAGELGGAPAVKGQQLNATVTAQSRLQTPEQFRKILLKVNKDGSQVRLGDVARIELGGESYQVVARYNGKPAAGLAITLATGANALQTATAVKQAVTELEPYFPAGMKVDYPYDTTPFVKISIEEVIKTLIEGIVLVFLVMYLFLQNLRATIIPTIAVPVVLLGTFGIMGAAGFSINTLSMFGLVLAIGLLVDDAIVVVENVERVMAEEGLSPKEATKKAMDQIVGALVGVALVLSAVFVPMAFFGGSTGAIYRQFSLTIVAAMALSVLVAIVLTPAMCATILKPIKKGEVHEKRGFFGWFNRTFDKGSKKYQGQVERILKRSTPLVIVYVVIVAAVGFLFVRMPTAFLPDEDQGYFFNLVQLPPGATQERTLDVMKQVEKHYLEKEKDAVRSIFTVTGFGFNGRGQNVGLAFTMLRPWEDRQSSDLKVQAVIARSYQAFASVKDAMIFAINPPSVPELGNAGGIDFELQDRAGLGHDALMAARNQLLGLAAKNPNLANMRPNGLDDTPQYKVDVDEEKAAALGLSIADVYTTLSASWGSSYVNDFIDRGRVKKVYVMSEAKDRMLPQDINKLYVRNASGTMVPFSAFATGKWTYGSPRLERYNGVPAVEIQGMPAPGKSSGDAMKAVEEIAKQLPAGIGLEWTGLSFEERISGSQAPALYAISILIVFLCLAALYESWSIPFSVILVVPLGVLGALLAATLRGLSNDVYFQVGLLTTVGLSAKNAILIVEFAKDLQEQGRTLMEATMEAVRLRLRPILMTSMAFILGVLPLAISNGAGSASQHAIGTGVIGGMLAATFLAIYYVPVFFVMVRKRFAHEDLDTVEHPELRHEQPDAGPAKEGN
- the adeC gene encoding AdeC/AdeK/OprM family multidrug efflux complex outer membrane factor produces the protein MKHKALPIALAAAFLAGCTLAPHYERPEAPVATSFPTGPAYKTPGAANQNGTAGSNALVAADLGWRDFFTDPRLQKLIEIALENNRDLRVSMLNIEAARAQYQIQRSALLPSVGAAGQASIQRSPADLSSSGRAGVSRSYQVGVGFTSYELDLFGRIQSLKDQALETYLASEDTAKAAHMTLISEVATAYLTWLADQELLKLTADTLKSQESSYNLTLRSFNVGTASGLDLRQAQTPVDTARANFAQYTRQVAQDENALTLLIGQPLPADLPPGRPLDGQGLLTDLPAGLPSDLLLRRPDVTAAEHTLKGANANIGAARAAFFPSISLTASAGTASASLSNLFKGGQGAWSFAPTITLPIFAGGQNIANLDLAKVQKRIEIANYEKAIQTAFREVSDGLAARGTLDDQVAAQESLVKASDESYKLSDLRYRNGVDSYLNALVSQRALYSAQQTLIATRLSRWTNLVTLYKALGGGWEERSVPANAGTASAPAAASS
- a CDS encoding acyl-CoA-binding protein, with amino-acid sequence MSDLQARFDEAVAQSKTLPERPDNFTLLRIYALFKQGTEGDVSGTRPGMTDFVGRAKFDAWEMLKGKSKEEAQEAYVALVDELKG
- a CDS encoding PilW family protein, which gives rise to MARSSTTVMWAPSAVPRARPGAQRMAGFTLLEWVLAMPLGLLIVTAAIAIYLAGIRLWRVQAERYDVTERAIFALTQLTRAVSVAGYRNWDPMEGAIWPPGAGTAKREWPSLRASAACASTVDTCPRQGWQGSSLLEVQFQGAGLSTGNGAMQNCAGLRARATGRLDDRHVSIFYVDKGEDEIPSLYCRYGERQMLSTDLHPAQVLVSGVEAMYVRLGFRVGGTGPLRWVEPVRSVRRRPPSPPPGEGGWENVAAVAFSLVLRGAPRRGGKPRTVRVVEVFDAATGGREYKRLGNAGDVHLHVFNAVAYRRNDGGIGEEAKWLASSW
- a CDS encoding pilus assembly protein, coding for MVGVFMVMWLAALMTLAASGMQQRQLAARFVAYTNDRAGAFAAADQALAEARDWLTHETRAAEIAGVSTFEAGPYGVLEANHRDDIWYQRRVPRWRTVEWNGSAAVVTTHKARYFIERIAFSAYRAGEPEARDMPVRRYRVSAMGCGDLPGTRVYLQAVYEVRQVRQRPTDARSGGLPPTFSSRSLSWREVAAWRDDAVVPLAQDNRGEHCDAS
- a CDS encoding GspH/FimT family pseudopilin, with the protein product MRRDLRSARGFTMLECLIAMAVLAVAMMAVRPSIDAVRHRVAVDITARAFLASMQSARAEALGRHRRVALAPHDGGSLNSGWVTFVDENRNDRFDAGDQLLGRHAPLPPGVSVEVRWGLYNTEGLAFAENGFMRTETRGWLSGNVRIEGHGRRVCITINAYGRARVARRCRA
- a CDS encoding DUF3318 domain-containing protein; its protein translation is MPLEPNRPRRTRPSRRSRHDLLAIRKELVLTRIAVERAELIQASHVTRERLRNFRWVRYLLPGAFSKFSGIGGIANSGLKLGGLLERYPLVSSVASLALTGLSHTPVGRVLRRSLKWGSLGVLAWQGIKLWQESTKPPPPNASATDVANTSTSSASHVNDNGTPPVM